The Streptococcus mitis genome has a segment encoding these proteins:
- a CDS encoding multidrug efflux MFS transporter: MTEINWKDNLRIAWFGNFLTGASISLVVPFMPIFVENLGVGSEQVAFYAGLAISVSAISAALFSPIWGIFADKYGRKPMMIRAGLAMTITMGGLAFVPNIYWLIFLRLLNGVFAGFVPNATALIASQVPKEKSGSALGTLSTGVVAGTLTGPFIGGFIAELFGIRTVFLLVGSFLFLAAVLTICFIKEEFQPVAKEKAIPTKELFTSVKYPYLLVNLFLTSFVIQFSAQSIGPILALYVRDLGQTENLLFVSGLIVSSMGFSSMMSAGVMGKLGDKVGNHRLLIVAQFYSVIIYLLCANASSPLQLGLYRFLFGLGTGALIPGVNALLSKMTPKAGISRVFAFNQVFFYLGGVVGPISGSAVAGKFGYHAVFYATSLCVAFSCLFNLLQFRTLLKVKEI; encoded by the coding sequence ATGACAGAGATTAACTGGAAGGATAATTTGCGTATTGCCTGGTTTGGTAATTTTCTGACAGGAGCCAGTATTTCTTTGGTTGTGCCCTTTATGCCCATTTTTGTGGAAAATCTGGGTGTAGGGAGTGAGCAAGTCGCTTTTTATGCAGGTTTAGCTATTTCTGTCTCTGCTATTTCTGCGGCGCTCTTTTCTCCTATCTGGGGTATTTTTGCTGATAAATACGGTCGAAAACCCATGATGATTCGTGCTGGTCTGGCCATGACTATCACTATGGGAGGTTTGGCCTTTGTCCCAAATATCTATTGGTTAATCTTTCTTCGTTTATTAAACGGTGTATTTGCGGGATTTGTTCCCAATGCAACGGCCTTGATAGCCAGTCAGGTTCCCAAGGAGAAATCAGGCTCTGCCTTAGGTACTTTGTCTACAGGCGTAGTTGCAGGTACTCTAACTGGTCCCTTTATCGGGGGATTTATTGCAGAATTATTTGGCATTCGTACTGTTTTCTTACTGGTTGGTAGTTTTCTATTCTTAGCTGCTGTTTTAACTATTTGCTTTATTAAGGAAGAGTTTCAACCAGTAGCCAAGGAAAAGGCCATCCCAACAAAGGAATTATTTACATCAGTTAAATATCCCTATCTCTTGGTCAACCTCTTTCTGACCAGTTTTGTCATCCAATTTTCAGCCCAATCAATCGGCCCTATCTTAGCTCTGTATGTACGCGACTTAGGCCAGACAGAGAATCTTCTTTTTGTATCTGGTTTGATTGTATCCAGTATGGGCTTTTCCAGTATGATGAGTGCAGGAGTCATGGGAAAGCTAGGTGACAAGGTGGGCAATCATCGTCTCTTGATTGTAGCCCAGTTTTATTCAGTTATCATCTATCTCCTCTGTGCCAATGCTTCTAGTCCGCTTCAACTAGGACTTTATCGTTTCCTCTTTGGATTGGGAACCGGTGCCTTGATTCCCGGAGTTAATGCCCTTCTCAGCAAGATGACGCCCAAAGCTGGTATTTCGAGGGTCTTTGCCTTCAATCAGGTATTCTTTTATCTGGGAGGTGTCGTTGGGCCTATATCAGGTTCTGCAGTAGCAGGAAAATTTGGCTACCATGCAGTCTTTTATGCGACAAGCCTTTGTGTTGCCTTTAGTTGTCTCTTTAACCTTCTTCAATTTCGAACATTATTAAAAGTAAAGGAAATCTAG
- the smpB gene encoding SsrA-binding protein SmpB, with protein sequence MAKGEGKVVAQNKKARHDYTIVDTLEAGMVLTGTEIKSVRAARINLKDGFAQVKNGEVWLSNVHIAPYEEGNIWNQEPERRRKLLLHKKQIQKLEQETKGTGMTLVPLKVYIKDGYAKLLLGLAKGKHDYDKRESIKRREQNRDIARVMKAVNQR encoded by the coding sequence ATGGCAAAGGGCGAGGGAAAGGTCGTCGCACAAAATAAAAAGGCGCGCCACGACTATACAATCGTAGATACGCTAGAGGCAGGGATGGTCCTGACTGGAACTGAAATCAAGAGTGTACGAGCAGCTCGAATCAATCTCAAGGATGGCTTTGCCCAAGTAAAAAATGGGGAGGTATGGCTGAGCAATGTTCATATCGCTCCTTACGAAGAGGGCAATATCTGGAACCAAGAACCAGAACGTCGTCGAAAACTCTTACTCCATAAAAAGCAAATTCAAAAATTGGAACAAGAGACTAAAGGAACAGGAATGACCCTGGTTCCCCTTAAAGTCTATATCAAAGATGGCTATGCCAAGCTCCTTTTAGGCCTAGCTAAAGGGAAGCATGACTACGATAAACGGGAGTCTATCAAACGACGTGAGCAAAACCGCGACATCGCGCGTGTTATGAAAGCTGTTAATCAGCGATAA
- the rnr gene encoding ribonuclease R, protein MKDRIKEYLQDKGKVTVNDLAQALEKDGSKDFRELIKTLSLMERKHQIRFEEDGTLTLEVKKKHEITLKGIFHAHKNGFGFVSLEGEEDDLFVGKNDVNYAIDGDTVEVVIKKVADRNKGTAAEAKIIDILEHSLTTAVGQIVLDQEKPKYAGYIRSKNQKISQLIYVKKPALKLEGTEVLKVFIDKYPSKKHDFFVASVLDVVGHSTDVGIDVLEVLESMDIVSEFPEAVVKEAESVPDVPSQKDMEGRLDLRDEITFTIDGADAKDLDDAVHIKALKNGNIELGVHIADVSYYVTEGSALDKEALNRATSVYVTDRVVPMLPERLSNGICSLNPQVDRLTQSAIMEIDKHGRVVNYTITQTVIKTSFRMTYSDVNDILAGDKEKRQEYQKIVPSIELMAKLHETLENMRVKRGALNFDTNEAKILVDKQGKPVDIVLRQRGVAERMIESFMLMANETVAEHFSKLDLPFIYRIHEEPKAEKVQKFIDYASSFGLRIYGTASEISQEALQDIMSAVEGEPYADVLSMMLLRSMQQARYSEHNHGHYGLAADYYTHFTSPIRRYPDLLVHRMIRDYGRSKEIAEHFEQVIPEIATQSSNRERRAIEAEREVEAMKKAEYMEEYVGEEYDAVVSSIVKFGLFVELPNTVEGLIHITNLPEFYHFNERDLTLRGEKSGTTFRVGQQIRIRVERADKMTGEIDFSYIPSEFDVIEKGLKQSNRSDRGRGSSRRSDKKEDKRKSGRSNDKRKHSQKDKKKKGKNPFYKEVAKKGAKHGKGRGKGRRTK, encoded by the coding sequence ATGAAAGACAGAATAAAAGAATATTTACAAGATAAGGGAAAGGTAACTGTCAATGACTTGGCTCAGGCTTTGGAAAAAGACGGTTCCAAGGATTTTCGTGAGTTGATTAAAACCTTGTCCCTAATGGAAAGAAAGCACCAGATACGCTTTGAAGAAGATGGAACTTTGACTTTGGAAGTCAAGAAAAAACATGAGATTACTCTCAAGGGGATTTTTCATGCCCATAAAAATGGCTTTGGTTTTGTCAGCTTAGAAGGCGAAGAGGACGACCTTTTTGTAGGAAAAAACGATGTCAACTATGCTATTGATGGTGATACCGTTGAGGTCGTCATCAAGAAAGTCGCTGACCGTAACAAGGGAACTGCTGCTGAAGCCAAAATTATCGATATCCTAGAACACAGTTTGACAACCGCTGTCGGTCAAATCGTTCTAGATCAGGAAAAGCCTAAGTATGCTGGCTATATTCGTTCAAAAAATCAGAAAATCAGCCAACTGATCTATGTTAAGAAACCAGCCCTTAAACTCGAGGGAACCGAAGTTCTCAAGGTCTTTATCGATAAATACCCAAGCAAGAAACATGATTTCTTTGTCGCGAGTGTCCTCGATGTGGTGGGGCATTCAACGGATGTCGGAATTGATGTTCTTGAGGTCTTGGAATCAATGGACATTGTATCCGAGTTTCCAGAAGCTGTTGTCAAGGAAGCAGAAAGTGTGCCTGATGTTCCGTCTCAAAAGGATATGGAGGGTCGTCTGGATCTGAGAGATGAGATTACCTTTACCATTGATGGTGCTGACGCTAAAGACTTGGACGATGCTGTGCATATCAAGGCTCTGAAAAATGGCAATATCGAACTCGGAGTTCACATAGCAGATGTTTCCTATTATGTTACTGAGGGTTCTGCCCTTGATAAGGAAGCTCTTAACCGCGCAACTTCTGTCTATGTGACAGACCGTGTGGTCCCAATGCTTCCAGAACGACTGTCAAATGGCATTTGCTCCCTCAATCCTCAAGTTGATCGCCTGACCCAGTCTGCCATTATGGAGATTGATAAACATGGTCGTGTAGTCAACTACACCATCACACAAACGGTTATCAAGACTAGCTTCAGGATGACCTACAGTGATGTCAATGATATCCTAGCTGGAGACAAGGAAAAGAGACAAGAATATCAGAAAATTGTCCCTAGTATCGAACTCATGGCCAAGCTTCATGAAACTTTAGAAAATATGCGTGTGAAACGTGGAGCCCTCAATTTTGATACCAATGAAGCTAAGATTTTAGTGGATAAACAAGGTAAGCCTGTTGATATCGTTCTTCGTCAGCGTGGTGTTGCCGAGCGCATGATTGAGTCCTTCATGTTGATGGCCAATGAAACAGTTGCCGAACATTTCAGCAAGTTGGATTTGCCTTTTATCTATCGAATTCACGAGGAGCCTAAGGCTGAAAAAGTTCAGAAGTTTATTGATTATGCTTCAAGCTTTGGCTTGCGCATTTATGGGACTGCTAGTGAGATTAGCCAGGAGGCTCTCCAAGACATCATGAGTGCTGTTGAGGGAGAACCTTATGCAGATGTATTATCCATGATGCTTCTACGCTCTATGCAGCAGGCTCGCTATTCGGAGCACAATCACGGCCACTATGGATTAGCAGCTGACTATTACACTCACTTTACCAGTCCGATTCGTCGTTATCCAGACCTTCTTGTTCATCGTATGATTCGTGATTACGGCCGTTCTAAGGAAATAGCAGAGCATTTTGAACAAGTGATTCCAGAGATTGCGACCCAGTCTTCCAACCGTGAGCGTCGAGCTATCGAGGCCGAGCGTGAAGTCGAAGCCATGAAAAAGGCTGAGTACATGGAAGAATACGTGGGTGAAGAGTACGATGCGGTTGTGTCCAGCATTGTCAAGTTTGGTCTCTTTGTCGAATTGCCAAACACAGTTGAAGGCTTGATTCACATCACTAATTTACCTGAATTTTATCATTTCAACGAACGTGATTTGACTCTTCGTGGAGAAAAATCAGGAACAACCTTCCGTGTAGGGCAACAGATTCGTATCCGAGTTGAAAGAGCCGACAAGATGACGGGTGAAATTGACTTCTCATATATCCCAAGTGAGTTTGATGTGATTGAAAAAGGCTTAAAACAGTCTAATCGCAGTGACAGGGGGCGTGGTTCAAGTCGTCGTTCAGATAAGAAGGAAGATAAGAGAAAATCAGGACGCTCAAATGATAAGCGCAAGCATTCACAAAAAGACAAGAAGAAAAAAGGAAAGAATCCTTTTTATAAGGAAGTAGCTAAGAAAGGAGCTAAGCATGGCAAAGGGCGAGGGAAAGGTCGTCGCACAAAATAA
- the secG gene encoding preprotein translocase subunit SecG: MYNLLLTILLVLSVVIVIAIFMQPTKNQSSNVFDASSGDLFERSKARGFEAVMQRLTGILVFFWLAIALALTVLSSR; encoded by the coding sequence ATGTATAACCTATTATTAACCATTTTATTAGTATTATCTGTTGTGATTGTGATTGCGATTTTCATGCAACCAACCAAAAACCAATCCAGCAATGTATTTGATGCCAGCTCAGGTGATTTGTTTGAACGCAGTAAAGCACGCGGTTTTGAAGCTGTAATGCAGCGATTGACAGGGATTTTAGTCTTTTTCTGGCTAGCCATTGCCTTAGCATTGACGGTATTATCAAGTAGATAA
- the rpmG gene encoding 50S ribosomal protein L33, whose product MRVKINLKCSSCGSINYLTSKNSKTHPDKIEVLKYCPKERKVTLHLESK is encoded by the coding sequence GTGCGAGTAAAAATTAATCTCAAATGCTCCTCTTGTGGCAGTATCAATTACCTAACCAGTAAAAATTCAAAAACCCATCCAGACAAGATTGAGGTTTTAAAGTATTGTCCCAAGGAAAGAAAAGTAACCCTACATCTTGAATCTAAGTAG
- a CDS encoding O-methyltransferase, whose product MVESYSKNANHNMRRPVVKEEIVDLMRQRQKQVTGSLKELEDFARKENIPIIPHETVAYFRFLMETMQPKNILEIGTAIGFSALLMAKHAPKAKITTIDRNPEMIGFAKDNFAQFDSRKQITLLEGDAVDVLSTLTESYDFVFMDSAKSKYIVFLPEILKHLDVGGVVVLDDIFQGGDVAKDIMEVRRGQRTIYRGLQRLFDATLDNPGLTATLVPLGDGILMLRKNVADVQLPDSE is encoded by the coding sequence ATGGTTGAATCATATAGTAAGAATGCCAACCATAACATGCGTCGTCCTGTTGTCAAGGAAGAAATTGTGGACTTGATGCGTCAGCGTCAAAAGCAAGTCACAGGTTCCTTGAAAGAATTGGAAGACTTTGCCCGCAAGGAAAATATTCCCATTATTCCCCATGAAACGGTTGCTTATTTCCGTTTTCTCATGGAAACCATGCAACCTAAAAACATTCTGGAAATTGGGACGGCTATCGGTTTTTCAGCTCTTTTAATGGCGAAACATGCTCCAAAGGCCAAGATTACAACCATTGACCGCAATCCAGAAATGATTGGTTTTGCCAAGGATAATTTCGCCCAGTTTGACAGTCGCAAGCAAATTACGCTCTTAGAAGGAGATGCGGTAGATGTCTTATCTACCTTGACAGAGTCCTATGATTTTGTCTTTATGGATTCAGCCAAGTCTAAATATATCGTCTTTCTGCCAGAAATCCTCAAACATTTGGACGTTGGAGGTGTGGTTGTCTTGGATGATATTTTCCAAGGTGGTGATGTTGCTAAGGATATTATGGAAGTCCGTCGTGGTCAGCGAACTATTTACAGAGGACTTCAAAGACTATTTGATGCAACCTTAGACAATCCAGGACTCACCGCAACACTAGTACCTCTGGGAGATGGCATTCTCATGCTTCGTAAAAATGTAGCAGATGTTCAATTGCCTGACAGCGAATGA
- the pepF gene encoding oligoendopeptidase F codes for MVLQRHEINEKDTWDLSTIYPTDQAWEEALKDITEQLETVAQYEGHLLDSADSLLEITEFSLEMERQMEKLYVYAHMKNDQDTREAKYQEYYAKAMTLYSQLDQAFSFYEPEFMEISEEQYADFLEAQPKLQVYQHYFDKLLQGKDHVLSQREEELLAGAGEIFGSASETFAILDNADIVFPYVLDDDGKEVQLSHGTYTRLMESKNREVRRGAYQALYATYQQFQHTYAKTLQTNVKVQNYRAKVRNYKSARHAALAANFVPESVYDNLVAAVRKHLPLLHRYLNLRSKILGISDLKMYDVYTPLSSVEYSFTYREALKKAEDALAVLGEDYLSRVKRAFSERWIDVYENQGKRSGAYSGGSYDTNAFMLLNWQDNLDNLFTLVHETGHSMHSSYTRETQPYVYGDYSIFLAEIASTTNENILTEKLLEEVEDDATRFAILNNFLDGFRGTVFRQTQFAEFEHAIHQADQNGEVLTSDFLNKLYADLNQEYYGLSKEDNPEIQYEWARIPHFYYNYYVYQYSTGFAAASALAEKIVHGNQEDRDRYIDYLKAGKSDYPLNVMRKAGVDMEKEDYLNDAFAVFERRLNEFEALVEKLGMA; via the coding sequence ATGGTATTACAAAGACATGAAATAAATGAAAAAGATACATGGGATCTATCAACGATCTACCCAACTGACCAGGCTTGGGAAGAAGCCTTAAAAGATATAACAGAACAATTGGAGACAGTAGCCCAGTATGAAGGCCATCTCCTGGATAGTGCGGATAGTCTACTCGAAATTACTGAATTTTCTCTTGAAATGGAACGCCAAATGGAGAAGCTTTACGTTTATGCTCATATGAAGAATGACCAAGACACACGTGAAGCCAAGTACCAAGAGTACTATGCCAAGGCCATGACTCTCTATAGCCAGCTAGACCAAGCCTTTTCATTCTATGAACCTGAATTTATGGAGATTAGTGAAGAGCAGTATGCTGACTTTTTAGAAGCTCAGCCAAAATTGCAGGTTTATCAACACTATTTTGACAAGCTTTTGCAAGGCAAGGATCACGTTCTTTCACAACGCGAAGAAGAATTATTGGCTGGAGCTGGGGAAATCTTTGGTTCGGCAAGTGAAACCTTCGCTATCTTGGACAATGCGGATATTGTGTTCCCTTATGTTCTTGACGATGATGGTAAGGAAGTTCAGCTATCTCATGGGACTTACACACGTTTGATGGAGTCTAAAAATCGTGAGGTTCGTCGTGGTGCCTATCAAGCCCTTTATGCGACTTATCAACAATTCCAACACACCTATGCCAAAACCTTGCAAACCAATGTTAAGGTGCAAAACTACCGTGCCAAAGTTCGCAACTACAAGAGCGCTCGTCATGCAGCCCTAGCAGCCAATTTTGTTCCAGAGAGTGTTTATGACAATTTGGTAGCAGCAGTTCGCAAGCATTTGCCACTCTTGCATCGCTATCTTAACCTTCGTTCAAAAATCCTGGGAATTTCAGACCTCAAGATGTACGATGTCTACACACCACTTTCTTCTGTTGAATACAGTTTTACCTACCGAGAAGCCTTGAAAAAGGCAGAAGATGCCTTGGCAGTCTTGGGTGAGGATTACTTGAGCCGTGTCAAACGTGCCTTCAGCGAGCGTTGGATTGATGTTTACGAAAACCAAGGCAAGCGTTCAGGTGCTTACTCTGGTGGTTCTTACGATACCAATGCCTTTATGCTACTTAATTGGCAGGACAATTTAGACAATCTCTTTACCCTTGTTCATGAAACAGGTCACAGTATGCATTCAAGCTATACTCGTGAAACGCAGCCTTATGTTTACGGAGATTATTCTATCTTCTTGGCTGAGATTGCATCAACTACCAATGAAAATATCTTGACGGAGAAATTATTGGAAGAAGTGGAAGATGATGCAACGCGCTTTGCTATTCTCAATAACTTCCTAGATGGTTTCCGTGGGACAGTTTTCCGTCAAACTCAATTTGCTGAGTTTGAACACGCTATCCACCAAGCGGACCAAAATGGAGAAGTCTTGACAAGTGATTTCCTAAATAAACTCTACGCAGACTTGAACCAAGAGTATTATGGTTTGAGTAAGGAAGACAATCCTGAAATCCAATACGAGTGGGCTCGCATTCCACACTTCTACTATAACTACTATGTATACCAATATTCAACTGGCTTTGCAGCAGCCTCAGCCTTGGCTGAAAAGATTGTCCATGGTAATCAAGAAGACCGTGACCGCTATATCGACTATCTCAAGGCAGGTAAGTCTGACTATCCACTTAATGTCATGAGAAAAGCTGGAGTTGATATGGAGAAGGAAGACTACCTCAACGATGCCTTTGCAGTCTTTGAACGTCGTTTAAATGAGTTTGAAGCACTTGTTGAAAAATTGGGAATGGCATAA
- a CDS encoding competence protein CoiA, with protein sequence MFVARDSRGELVNVLEDKLEKQAYTCPACGGQLRLRQGPSVRIHFAHKTLKDCDFSSENESPEHLENKEVLYHWLKKEAEVQLEYLLPELKQIADVFVNGNLALEVQCSPLPQKVLKERSEGYRSQGYQVLWLLGKKLWLKERLTRLQQGFLYFSQNMGFYVWELDSEKQVLRLKYLIHQDLRGKLHYQIKEFPYGHGSLLEILRFPYKKQKISHFTVSQDKDICRYIRQQLYYQNPIWMKEQAEAYKKGENLLTYGLKEWYPQIRPLVGNFCQIEQDLIRYYLYFQTYYQENPQNDWQMLYPPAFYQQYFLKNMVE encoded by the coding sequence ATGTTTGTTGCGAGAGATTCTAGGGGAGAATTGGTAAATGTGTTAGAGGATAAGCTTGAGAAGCAAGCATACACCTGCCCAGCTTGTGGAGGTCAGCTCCGTTTGCGTCAAGGACCAAGTGTCCGGATCCATTTTGCCCACAAAACCTTAAAAGACTGTGATTTTTCCTCTGAAAATGAAAGTCCAGAACATCTGGAAAATAAGGAAGTCCTTTATCACTGGTTGAAAAAAGAGGCCGAGGTGCAATTAGAATACCTGCTTCCAGAGCTTAAACAGATTGCGGATGTATTTGTAAATGGCAATCTAGCTTTAGAGGTTCAATGTAGTCCCTTGCCTCAAAAAGTTCTTAAAGAGCGTAGCGAGGGCTATCGTAGTCAGGGTTACCAAGTACTGTGGTTGCTGGGAAAAAAACTGTGGCTCAAGGAGCGTTTGACTCGTCTACAACAAGGTTTTCTCTATTTCAGTCAAAACATGGGCTTTTATGTTTGGGAATTAGACAGTGAAAAACAAGTTTTAAGACTCAAATACCTGATTCACCAAGATCTCCGAGGTAAACTCCATTATCAGATTAAGGAATTTCCCTATGGTCACGGTAGTTTACTGGAGATATTACGTTTTCCCTATAAGAAACAAAAAATATCTCATTTTACAGTTTCTCAGGACAAGGACATCTGTCGTTATATCCGGCAACAACTGTACTATCAAAATCCCATTTGGATGAAAGAACAAGCAGAAGCCTATAAAAAGGGAGAAAATCTCCTGACTTATGGGCTAAAAGAATGGTATCCACAAATTCGACCACTAGTAGGTAATTTTTGCCAAATTGAGCAAGATTTGATTCGCTATTATCTGTATTTTCAAACCTATTATCAAGAAAATCCTCAAAATGATTGGCAAATGCTCTATCCACCAGCCTTTTATCAGCAATATTTCTTAAAAAATATGGTAGAATAG
- the coaE gene encoding dephospho-CoA kinase (Dephospho-CoA kinase (CoaE) performs the final step in coenzyme A biosynthesis.) codes for MGKIIGITGGIASGKSTVTNFLRQQGFQVVDADAVVHQLQKPGGRLFEALVQHFGQEIILENGELNRPLLASLIFSNPEEREWSKRIQGEIIREELATLRDQLVQTEEIFFMDIPLLFEQDYSAWFDETWLVYVDRDTQVERLMKRDQLSKNEAESRLAAQWPLEQKKGLASHVLDNNGNLDQLLTQVRILLEGGKQYDRD; via the coding sequence ATGGGAAAAATCATCGGAATCACAGGAGGAATTGCCTCGGGTAAGTCAACTGTGACAAATTTTCTTAGACAGCAAGGTTTTCAAGTGGTGGATGCCGATGCAGTCGTCCACCAACTACAGAAACCTGGTGGTCGTCTGTTTGAGGCTCTAGTTCAGCATTTTGGTCAAGAAATCATTCTAGAAAATGGAGAACTCAATCGCCCTCTCCTAGCTAGTCTCATCTTTTCAAATCCTGAGGAACGAGAATGGTCTAAGCGAATCCAAGGGGAGATTATTCGTGAAGAACTGGCTACTTTGAGAGACCAGTTGGTTCAGACAGAAGAGATTTTTTTCATGGATATTCCCCTGCTTTTTGAGCAGGACTACAGCGCTTGGTTTGATGAGACGTGGTTGGTCTATGTGGACCGAGATACCCAAGTAGAACGTTTAATGAAAAGAGACCAGTTGTCCAAAAATGAAGCTGAATCTCGTCTGGCAGCCCAGTGGCCTTTAGAGCAAAAGAAAGGTTTAGCTAGCCATGTTCTAGACAATAATGGCAATCTGGACCAGCTTCTTACTCAAGTGCGTATCCTTCTCGAGGGAGGTAAGCAATATGACAGAGATTAA
- the mutM gene encoding DNA-formamidopyrimidine glycosylase, whose translation MPELPEVETVRRGLEKLILGKKISSIEIRYPKMIKTNLDEFQKEVPGQIVESMGRRGKYLLFCLTDKVLISHLRMEGKYFYYPDQVPERKHAHVFFQFEDGGTLVYEDVRKFGTMELFAPDLLEAYFISKKLGPEPSEQEFDLQVFQAALAKSKKPIKSHLLDQTLVAGLGNIYVDEVLWRAQVHPARPSQTLTVAEATAIHDQTIAVLGQAVEKGGSTIRTYTNAFGEDGTMQDFHQVYDKAGQECVRCGTVIEKIQLGRRGTHFCPNCQRRD comes from the coding sequence ATGCCTGAATTACCTGAGGTTGAAACCGTTCGTCGTGGTTTAGAAAAATTGATTCTGGGAAAGAAGATTTCGAGTATAGAAATTCGCTATCCCAAGATGATTAAGACGAATTTGGACGAGTTTCAAAAGGAAGTGCCTGGTCAGATTGTTGAGTCCATGGGACGTCGTGGAAAATATTTGCTTTTCTGCCTGACAGACAAGGTCTTGATTTCCCATTTGCGCATGGAAGGCAAGTATTTTTACTATCCAGACCAGGTTCCTGAACGTAAGCATGCCCATGTTTTCTTCCAGTTTGAAGACGGTGGCACGCTTGTTTATGAGGATGTACGCAAGTTTGGGACTATGGAACTGTTTGCACCAGACCTTTTGGAAGCCTACTTTATTTCTAAAAAATTAGGGCCTGAACCAAGCGAACAAGAATTTGATTTGCAGGTCTTTCAAGCTGCCCTAGCCAAGTCCAAAAAGCCTATCAAATCCCACCTTTTAGACCAGACCTTGGTTGCTGGTCTTGGCAATATTTATGTGGATGAAGTCCTCTGGCGAGCTCAGGTTCATCCAGCAAGACCTTCGCAAACTTTGACAGTAGCAGAAGCGACAGCCATTCATGACCAGACCATCGCTGTTTTGGGTCAGGCTGTTGAAAAAGGTGGTTCCACCATTCGGACTTATACCAATGCCTTTGGGGAAGATGGAACCATGCAGGATTTTCATCAGGTCTATGACAAGGCTGGTCAAGAATGTGTACGCTGTGGCACTGTGATTGAAAAAATCCAACTAGGCAGACGAGGCACCCACTTTTGTCCAAACTGTCAAAGGAGGGACTGA
- the tehB gene encoding SAM-dependent methyltransferase TehB — MEKLVAYKRMPLWTKETMPEAVQQKHNTKVGTWGKITVLKGTLKFIELTEDGEVLAEHLFEAGADNPMAQPQAWHRVEAVTDDVEWYLEFYCKPEDYFPKKYNTNPVHSEVLEAMQTVKPGKALDLGCGQGRNSLFLAQNGFDVTAVDQNELALEILQSIVEQEDLDMPVGLYDINSASIGQAYDFIISTVVLMFLQADRIPAIIQNMQEKTSVGGYNLIVCAMDTEDYPCSVNFPFTFKEGELADYYKDWELVKYNENPGHLHRRDENGNRIQLRFATMLAKKIK; from the coding sequence ATGGAAAAACTAGTTGCCTATAAACGCATGCCTTTGTGGACTAAAGAAACCATGCCAGAGGCTGTTCAGCAAAAGCACAATACCAAGGTTGGGACTTGGGGCAAGATTACTGTTTTAAAAGGAACTCTCAAGTTTATTGAATTGACAGAGGATGGTGAGGTTCTAGCTGAACACCTATTTGAAGCAGGGGCTGACAATCCAATGGCGCAACCACAAGCCTGGCACCGAGTGGAGGCTGTAACAGACGATGTAGAATGGTACTTGGAATTTTATTGTAAACCTGAGGATTATTTTCCTAAGAAATACAATACCAATCCTGTTCATTCAGAGGTCCTAGAGGCAATGCAGACAGTAAAACCAGGTAAAGCCTTGGATTTGGGCTGTGGTCAGGGCCGTAACTCTCTCTTTCTTGCACAGAATGGTTTTGATGTGACAGCTGTAGATCAAAATGAATTGGCCCTTGAAATCTTACAAAGCATTGTGGAGCAGGAAGATTTGGACATGCCTGTTGGTCTATACGATATCAATTCAGCTAGTATTGGGCAAGCGTATGATTTTATCATTTCAACAGTTGTTCTCATGTTTTTGCAAGCAGACCGTATTCCAGCTATTATTCAAAATATGCAGGAGAAAACCAGTGTTGGTGGTTACAATCTTATCGTTTGTGCTATGGACACGGAGGATTATCCTTGCTCTGTGAACTTCCCATTCACATTTAAAGAAGGAGAATTGGCAGACTATTACAAGGACTGGGAATTGGTTAAGTACAATGAAAATCCTGGCCATCTTCACCGTCGCGATGAGAATGGCAATCGTATTCAACTACGCTTTGCGACCATGCTAGCTAAGAAAATCAAATAA